Proteins encoded in a region of the Schistocerca serialis cubense isolate TAMUIC-IGC-003099 chromosome 6, iqSchSeri2.2, whole genome shotgun sequence genome:
- the LOC126484895 gene encoding putative uncharacterized protein DDB_G0286901 gives MWYGRETIPSVPLLTSMSEPNMRQIQQCDTNRTQETDKLDRLLELFADMKRDVCQKIEAKLDALGQDFKQRLDKSDEKFDVLNRTMTENFERTTKQMTELNNTTQKLSQRFETLSNRVTKQEETLVTFTHETKNNITRCENQLTQIVNVQQEVNTRVEELAQAHTSASSTQEKLTEEVGNITQQLTMVVLEQTHLKEKIEKLEDRADLASLNNDTNMAERIVHEFYRGDSRHSNFIHISNQNQYPPQRNRSDGGWWNHPSAPRHNTVPARETYSNGNVYDGRNNRRNSWNNNNNYHPYQNGNYKQNENYRQYNNNNNRRRENNQYNPGYFDRNMPYNRHNYRQNNNNPNNHRQNMWNTQNSRRTNHNPPRNPPPFPSTVMHSPPRSSNNNCGAQSADAWAQTGRNVNIVELVNEPDQTQQTTETVDDRAKRSCFGREVL, from the exons atgtggtatGGACGCGAGACTATACCGTCAgtgccattgttaacatcaatgtcagaaccgaatatgagacaaattcagcaatgtgacacaaatcggacacaggaaactgacaaactggaccgactattagagttatttgcagacatgaaacgagacgtttgTCAGAAAATTGAAGCAAAACTGGACGCACTTGGTCAGGACTTTAAACAAAGGCTAGATAAAAGCGACGAAAAATTTGACGTATTAAaccgtactatgaccgaaaattttgaacgaacgacaaaacagatgacagaattaaataacaccactcaaaagCTCAGCCAGAGATTTGAAACTTTGTCcaaccgagtcactaaacaggaagaaactttggttacattcacacacgaaacaaaaaacaatatcacccgatgtgagaatcagttaactcaaatagttaatgtgcagcaggaagtgaacactcgtgtggaagagttagctcaggcccacacttcagctagctccacccaagaaaagctgactgaagaagtgggaaatattacccaacaacttacaatggtagttcttgaacaaacccacctcaaagaaaagatagaaaaactagaagatcgagcggacctcgcgtcactaaacaacgacaccaacatggccgaaagaattgtacatgaat tttacagaggcgattcacgccattcaaattttattcatattagtaaccaaaatcagtacccaccccaaaggaaccgtagtgacggtggttggtggaaccatccgtccgcgccgcgacacaatacggtgcctgcgcgcgaaacatactcaaatggaaacgtgtatgatggtaggaacaaccgcagaaattcgtggaataataacaataattatcacccatatcaaaatggtaactacaagcaaaatgaaaattacagacagtataacaacaacaacaataggagacgtgagaataaccagTACAatccgggctactttgacaggaacatgccatataacagacataattaccgtcaaaacaataacaatcccaacaatcaccgacagaatatgtggaacacacaaaattcacgcaggacaaatcataaccctccacggaatccgccgccgttccccagtacagttatgcactccccgccacgaagtagcaataacaattgcggcgcgcaatcagctgacgcgtgggcgcaaACCGGCCgaaatgtaaacatagtggagctggtcaatgaacccgaccaaacacagcagacgacggaaacagtcgacgaccgagctaagcgctcgtgcttcggtcgtgaggtgttgtaa